In Streptomyces sp. P3, one DNA window encodes the following:
- a CDS encoding RluA family pseudouridine synthase: MRRRTPPPPSPLPQRDGIDPVRVRLPGEGDWATVREHLVERLGETRAPIVDAMLAAGLVVGADGTPVAPDAPYVPGKFVWFHRELPAETPVPFPLEIVYRDEHIVVVDKPHFLATTPRGSHVTETALARLRRELGLPALGAAHRLDRLTAGLVLFTVRPEERGAYQGLFRERRVRKVYEAVAPYDPALVLPRTVRSRIVKERGVLAAYEVAGEPNAVSRVELLEHSAARGLGRYRLLPATGQTHQLRVHLNSLGVPILGDPLYPEVAAPVPADDFRRPLQLLARELEFTDPVTGTEHRLRSARTLQAWASYDRWAAAAQPETGR; the protein is encoded by the coding sequence ATGAGACGCCGCACCCCTCCCCCGCCCTCCCCCCTGCCGCAGCGCGACGGCATCGACCCGGTGCGGGTGCGGCTGCCCGGCGAGGGCGACTGGGCCACCGTCCGGGAGCACCTGGTGGAGCGGCTCGGCGAGACGCGCGCCCCGATCGTGGACGCGATGCTCGCGGCCGGCCTGGTCGTCGGCGCCGACGGGACGCCGGTCGCGCCCGACGCTCCGTACGTGCCGGGCAAGTTCGTGTGGTTCCACCGGGAGCTGCCGGCCGAGACGCCCGTGCCGTTTCCGCTGGAGATCGTGTACCGCGACGAGCACATCGTCGTCGTCGACAAGCCGCACTTCCTGGCCACCACCCCGCGCGGCAGCCATGTGACGGAGACGGCCCTGGCCCGGCTGCGGCGGGAGCTGGGCCTTCCCGCGCTGGGTGCCGCACACCGCCTGGACCGGCTCACGGCCGGTCTGGTGCTGTTCACGGTGCGGCCCGAGGAGCGCGGTGCCTACCAGGGACTGTTCCGTGAGCGCCGGGTGCGCAAGGTGTACGAGGCCGTCGCACCGTACGACCCCGCCCTCGTCCTGCCCCGGACGGTGCGCAGCCGGATCGTCAAGGAGCGCGGGGTCCTGGCCGCCTACGAGGTGGCGGGCGAGCCGAACGCGGTGAGCCGCGTGGAGCTGCTCGAGCACAGCGCGGCGCGGGGGCTCGGCCGCTACCGGCTGCTGCCCGCGACCGGGCAGACGCACCAGCTGCGCGTCCATCTGAACTCCCTCGGCGTGCCGATCCTCGGGGATCCGCTCTACCCCGAGGTGGCCGCCCCCGTGCCGGCCGACGACTTCCGGCGCCCGCTGCAACTGCTCGCGCGGGAACTGGAGTTCACCGACCCGGTCACGGGGACGGAGCACCGGCTGCGCAGCGCGCGCACACTGCAGGCCTGGGCGTCGTACGACCGCTGGGCCGCCGCCGCACAGCCGGAGACCGGTCGGTGA
- a CDS encoding GNAT family N-acetyltransferase: protein MPYTADPVLPAGTLSGAPQPVLRTGDGLLLRPWRATDTPAVHVAFQDPAMHQWHIRAADSEEEVAGWIEEWRTCWQEERSAQWAVVDAHTDELLGRVALRAVQLDEGVAEVAYWTTGAARGRGVAPRATTALTRWAFDEIGFHRLELMHAIANEASCRVAGKAGFALEGTKRSAVLHQDGWHDMHLHARVQGD from the coding sequence ATGCCCTACACCGCCGACCCCGTCCTGCCCGCCGGTACCCTCTCGGGCGCCCCGCAGCCCGTGCTCCGCACCGGCGACGGCCTGCTGCTGCGCCCGTGGCGGGCCACCGACACGCCGGCCGTCCACGTCGCCTTCCAGGACCCGGCGATGCACCAGTGGCACATCCGGGCCGCCGACTCCGAGGAGGAGGTGGCCGGCTGGATCGAGGAGTGGCGGACGTGCTGGCAGGAGGAGCGCAGCGCCCAGTGGGCCGTCGTCGACGCGCACACCGACGAACTGCTGGGCCGGGTGGCGCTGCGCGCCGTCCAACTGGACGAGGGCGTGGCCGAGGTCGCGTACTGGACGACCGGGGCGGCCCGCGGCCGGGGGGTCGCGCCGCGCGCCACGACCGCCCTGACGCGCTGGGCCTTCGACGAGATCGGCTTCCACCGTCTGGAGCTGATGCACGCCATCGCCAACGAGGCCTCCTGCCGGGTCGCCGGCAAGGCGGGCTTCGCCCTGGAGGGCACCAAGCGCAGTGCGGTGCTCCATCAGGACGGCTGGCACGACATGCACCTGCACGCGCGCGTACAGGGCGACTGA
- a CDS encoding amino acid permease has translation MTTTTTSTDVRPDPPHHFDVGDGSLAEFGYRQELHRSLGRYASFAAGFSFISVLTTVFQFFAFGYAFGGPVFFWTWPVVLTGQLLVAACFAELAARYPISGAIYQWSSRLSTPSFGWFAGWIMVIGQIVVVAAAALALQMVLPAIWAGFQLIGDDPAPTSPDGAANAALLGLVLLVLTTLVNVLDNRVMSLVNRVGVTAEIIGAILIAVLLLTHSERTPGITFHTTGAARSGLFGALAVGSFTAAYVMIGFDSAGEMSEETHHPRRTAPRTILTALGAAGLLGGLIVLGGLLAAPSLSDGRLGVDGLSYVLTSSLGDGVGKVLLADVVVAIAVATLAIQTAACRMLFSMARDGQLPLSARLARVNPRTGMPSAPALVVGVLAAALLLLDFASPDAFLAIGTTCIVMLYLAYAMVTGPLLVRRLRGGFSPAGTDETGAPLFSLGRWGVPVNALALLYGLLMTVNLAWPRAAVYDPAGGHWYFQWFTVLFLAATVAAGVAFRAYRRRTAASATALADARSV, from the coding sequence GTGACGACGACCACGACTTCCACCGACGTACGTCCCGATCCGCCGCACCACTTCGACGTGGGCGACGGCTCGCTCGCCGAGTTCGGCTACCGCCAGGAACTGCATCGCAGCCTGGGCCGGTACGCCTCGTTCGCCGCCGGGTTCTCCTTCATCTCCGTCCTGACGACCGTCTTCCAGTTCTTCGCCTTCGGGTACGCCTTCGGCGGCCCGGTCTTCTTCTGGACGTGGCCGGTCGTGCTGACCGGACAGCTGCTGGTCGCCGCCTGCTTCGCGGAACTGGCGGCGCGCTACCCGATATCCGGCGCGATCTACCAGTGGTCGTCGCGGCTGTCGACGCCGTCGTTCGGCTGGTTCGCGGGCTGGATCATGGTGATCGGCCAGATCGTGGTGGTCGCGGCGGCGGCTCTCGCACTGCAGATGGTGCTGCCGGCCATCTGGGCGGGATTCCAGCTGATCGGCGACGACCCGGCGCCCACCTCACCCGACGGCGCGGCCAACGCGGCCCTGCTCGGCCTGGTCCTCCTGGTGCTGACCACGCTCGTCAACGTCCTCGACAACCGGGTGATGTCCCTGGTCAACCGGGTGGGCGTGACCGCCGAGATCATCGGCGCGATCCTCATCGCCGTCCTGCTGCTGACCCACTCCGAGCGGACCCCCGGCATCACCTTCCACACCACGGGCGCGGCCCGGTCCGGGCTGTTCGGGGCGCTCGCGGTGGGCTCGTTCACGGCCGCCTACGTGATGATCGGCTTCGACAGCGCGGGCGAGATGAGCGAGGAGACCCACCACCCCCGGCGCACCGCGCCCCGCACGATCCTCACCGCGCTCGGCGCGGCAGGACTGCTCGGCGGGTTGATCGTGCTCGGCGGACTGCTGGCCGCGCCCAGCCTCAGCGACGGCCGCCTCGGCGTGGACGGGCTCAGCTACGTCCTCACCAGCAGCCTCGGCGACGGCGTCGGCAAGGTGCTGCTCGCCGACGTGGTGGTGGCGATCGCGGTGGCCACGCTCGCCATTCAGACCGCGGCCTGCCGCATGCTGTTCTCCATGGCCCGCGACGGCCAACTGCCCCTGTCCGCCCGCCTCGCGCGCGTGAACCCCCGCACCGGCATGCCGAGCGCCCCCGCGCTCGTCGTCGGCGTCCTCGCGGCGGCCCTACTGCTGCTCGACTTCGCGTCCCCGGACGCCTTCCTGGCCATCGGCACCACCTGCATCGTGATGCTGTACCTGGCGTACGCGATGGTCACCGGCCCGCTGCTGGTCCGCAGGCTGCGCGGCGGATTCTCCCCGGCCGGCACGGACGAGACGGGCGCCCCGCTGTTCTCCCTGGGCCGCTGGGGCGTCCCGGTGAACGCCCTCGCGCTCCTCTACGGCCTGCTGATGACGGTCAACCTGGCCTGGCCGCGGGCCGCGGTGTACGACCCGGCGGGCGGCCACTGGTACTTCCAGTGGTTCACCGTCCTGTTCCTGGCCGCCACGGTCGCGGCGGGCGTCGCCTTCCGCGCGTACCGCAGGCGCACCGCCGCGTCGGCGACCGCTCTCGCTGATGCGCGGTCCGTCTAG
- a CDS encoding siderophore-interacting protein produces MAERPARKPRKPHVAQVVRTERLTPHMQRVVLGGEGLAEFATGACTDHYVKLLFGPEGVSYPEPFDLERIRAEFPRDQWPVTRTYTVRHWDAEHRELTLDFVIHGDEGLAGPWAARVRPGETVRFLGPGGAYAPDTSADWHLLAGDESALPAIAATLESLPAGVVAHAFIEVTGPEEEQKIDSDVEVVWLHRGDRPVGEKLVEAVRALEFPAGRPHAFVHGEAACVKELRRMLRVELQIPREDLSISGYWRLGHNEDGWQAAKREWNARVEAEQEGTNPAA; encoded by the coding sequence ATGGCAGAACGTCCGGCACGGAAGCCGCGCAAGCCCCACGTCGCGCAGGTCGTCCGCACCGAACGGCTCACCCCGCACATGCAGCGCGTCGTGCTCGGCGGAGAGGGCCTCGCGGAGTTCGCCACGGGAGCCTGCACCGACCACTACGTCAAACTCCTCTTCGGCCCCGAGGGCGTCTCCTACCCGGAACCCTTCGACCTGGAGCGCATCCGGGCCGAGTTCCCCCGCGACCAGTGGCCCGTGACCCGGACGTACACGGTGCGCCACTGGGACGCCGAACACCGGGAACTGACCCTCGACTTCGTCATCCACGGTGACGAGGGCCTGGCCGGGCCGTGGGCCGCGCGCGTCCGGCCGGGCGAGACCGTCCGTTTCCTCGGCCCCGGCGGCGCGTACGCCCCCGACACCTCCGCCGACTGGCATCTGCTGGCCGGCGACGAGAGCGCCCTGCCCGCCATCGCGGCCACCCTGGAGTCGCTGCCGGCCGGCGTCGTCGCCCACGCCTTCATCGAGGTGACCGGCCCCGAGGAGGAGCAGAAGATCGACTCCGACGTCGAGGTCGTCTGGCTGCACCGCGGTGACCGGCCGGTCGGCGAGAAACTCGTCGAGGCCGTACGGGCGCTGGAGTTCCCCGCGGGCCGCCCGCACGCGTTCGTGCACGGCGAGGCGGCCTGTGTGAAGGAGCTGCGCAGAATGCTGCGCGTCGAGCTGCAGATCCCGCGTGAGGACCTGTCGATCTCCGGCTACTGGCGGCTCGGTCACAACGAGGACGGCTGGCAGGCCGCGAAGCGAGAGTGGAACGCCCGCGTGGAAGCAGAGCAGGAGGGCACGAACCCGGCCGCGTGA
- a CDS encoding 5'-3' exonuclease, producing MMRGVTGRLMLLDTASLYFRAYFGVPDSVRAPDGTPVNAVRGLLEFIDRLVKDHRPDDLVACMDADWRPRWRVDLIPSYKAHRVAEERGSGPDEEEVPDTLSPQVPIIEAVLDALGIARVGVAGYEADDVIGTFTGRAKGPVDIVTGDRDLYQLVDDARGVRVLYPLKGVASLQLTDEAWLREKYGVDGRGYPDLALLRGDPSDGLPGVPGIGEKTAAKLLAEFGDLAGIMAAVDDPKAKLTPSQRRRLDESRPYVAVAPKVVRVADDVPLPEVSTALPDAPRDGEMLEALAARWGLGGSLQRLLTTLGARRA from the coding sequence ATGATGCGTGGCGTGACCGGACGACTGATGCTTCTCGACACCGCCTCGTTGTACTTCCGCGCCTACTTCGGCGTCCCGGACTCCGTGCGGGCTCCGGACGGCACCCCCGTGAACGCGGTGCGCGGGCTGCTGGAGTTCATCGACCGGCTGGTGAAGGACCACCGGCCGGACGACCTGGTCGCCTGCATGGACGCCGACTGGCGCCCTCGGTGGCGGGTCGACCTCATCCCCTCCTACAAGGCGCACCGCGTCGCCGAGGAACGCGGGAGCGGGCCGGACGAGGAGGAGGTGCCGGACACCCTCTCGCCCCAGGTGCCGATCATCGAGGCGGTCCTGGACGCGCTCGGCATCGCACGCGTGGGCGTCGCCGGGTACGAGGCGGACGACGTGATCGGCACCTTCACCGGGCGGGCGAAGGGCCCGGTCGACATCGTCACCGGCGACCGCGACCTCTACCAACTCGTGGACGACGCGCGCGGGGTGCGGGTCCTGTACCCGCTGAAGGGGGTCGCCTCGCTGCAGTTGACGGACGAGGCGTGGCTGCGCGAGAAGTACGGGGTCGACGGGCGCGGGTACCCGGATCTGGCGCTGCTGCGCGGCGACCCGAGCGACGGACTGCCGGGGGTGCCGGGCATCGGGGAGAAGACCGCGGCCAAGCTGCTGGCGGAGTTCGGCGATCTGGCCGGGATCATGGCGGCGGTCGACGACCCGAAGGCAAAGCTGACGCCGTCTCAGCGCAGGCGGCTGGACGAGTCGCGGCCGTACGTCGCCGTCGCGCCCAAGGTGGTCAGGGTCGCCGACGACGTGCCGCTGCCCGAGGTGAGCACCGCCCTCCCCGACGCGCCGCGGGACGGGGAGATGCTGGAGGCGCTGGCGGCGCGCTGGGGTCTCGGGGGCTCGCTGCAGCGGCTGCTGACGACGCTGGGCGCACGGCGCGCGTAG
- a CDS encoding helix-turn-helix domain-containing protein, protein MGDHKEQPLRVGAAVRRRRRSLELTLAVVAQRSGLSVPFLSQIENDRARPSTSSLEKVADALRTTAVELLAAADPACSVDVVRAEIAEPGADARPEPEPRSRSLVRGHHQMHASEFTGDHDAGREFQHRNDQLMYVADGAVEIEAEGRAYRLGRGDTLYLTGGVRHRWRATVPDTRVVVVAVAEHIEAVRDRDRGRKR, encoded by the coding sequence ATGGGCGACCACAAAGAACAGCCCCTGCGGGTCGGTGCGGCCGTGCGGCGCCGCCGCCGCTCCCTGGAGCTCACCCTCGCCGTCGTGGCCCAGCGCAGCGGCCTCTCCGTCCCGTTCCTGAGCCAGATCGAGAACGACCGGGCGCGGCCCAGCACCAGCTCCCTGGAGAAGGTCGCCGACGCCCTGCGCACCACCGCCGTGGAACTCCTCGCCGCCGCCGACCCGGCGTGCAGCGTCGACGTCGTCCGCGCCGAGATCGCCGAGCCGGGCGCGGACGCCCGGCCGGAGCCGGAGCCGCGCTCGCGCTCCCTGGTCCGCGGGCACCACCAGATGCACGCCTCCGAGTTCACCGGCGACCATGACGCGGGCCGCGAGTTCCAGCACCGCAACGACCAGCTGATGTACGTCGCCGACGGTGCGGTGGAGATCGAGGCGGAGGGGCGCGCCTACCGGCTGGGCCGCGGCGACACCCTGTATCTCACCGGCGGGGTCCGCCACCGCTGGCGGGCGACCGTGCCGGACACCCGCGTGGTCGTCGTCGCGGTGGCCGAGCACATCGAGGCGGTACGCGACCGGGACCGGGGCCGGAAGCGATAG
- a CDS encoding helical backbone metal receptor produces MRVVSLVPSLTEAVAVSAPGVLVGATDWCSHPAGLDVARIGGTKNPDVGRVLALTPDLVIANEEENRGPDLEALRAAGLEVLVTEVRDLEQAFRELSRVLRACGGPARPEWLAEAEDAWAAPGPLVRRTAVVPVWRRPWTVLGRDTFAGDVLARLGVHQVYSGHPERYPRTALEDLLAAGPDLVVLPDEPYRFTADDGPEAFPGLPCALVSGRHLTWYGPSLAEAPRVLGGALRAALR; encoded by the coding sequence GTGCGGGTCGTCTCGCTGGTGCCGTCGCTCACCGAGGCGGTGGCCGTGTCCGCGCCCGGCGTCCTGGTCGGCGCCACCGACTGGTGCTCGCACCCGGCCGGCCTGGACGTCGCCCGCATCGGCGGCACCAAGAACCCCGACGTGGGACGCGTCCTCGCGCTCACCCCCGACCTCGTGATCGCCAACGAGGAGGAGAACCGCGGGCCGGACCTCGAGGCACTGCGCGCGGCGGGCCTCGAGGTGCTGGTGACGGAGGTCCGCGACCTCGAGCAGGCCTTCCGGGAGCTCTCGCGGGTGCTCCGGGCGTGCGGAGGACCCGCGCGACCGGAATGGCTCGCCGAGGCGGAGGACGCGTGGGCCGCGCCCGGGCCGCTCGTCCGCCGGACGGCCGTCGTGCCGGTGTGGCGCCGGCCGTGGACGGTGCTGGGCCGCGACACCTTCGCCGGGGACGTGCTGGCCCGCCTGGGCGTCCACCAGGTGTACTCCGGGCACCCCGAGCGCTACCCGAGGACGGCCCTCGAGGACCTGCTCGCCGCCGGCCCGGACCTGGTCGTCCTGCCGGACGAGCCCTACCGCTTCACCGCCGACGACGGGCCGGAGGCCTTTCCGGGCCTGCCCTGCGCGCTGGTCAGCGGACGGCACCTGACGTGGTACGGGCCGTCACTGGCCGAGGCCCCGCGGGTGCTGGGCGGGGCGCTGCGAGCAGCTCTCCGCTGA
- a CDS encoding TDT family transporter, which translates to MVTAAQPLSALSRPRAGAVRHLGPQWYSTVMGTAILGTAGAALPVRPPGLRPLCAAFWALSLVLLLGLLTARALHWRHHRDQARAHLLDPATAPFYGCLAMALLAVGGGALTGGRDWIGAPAAVVLDAVLFTAGTAVALAAAVAVPYLMAVRHRVEASQATPVWLLPLVAPMVSAAVGPSLAPHLPAGQPRETLLLTCVALFGLSLLATFVMLPLVFARLVTGGPLPLVLTPTLFLVLGPLGQSTTAVGRFAEVAPGVLSGPDARGLAVFAVLYGVPVMGFALLWLCLAAAHVVRARRHGMGFAMTWWAFTFPVGTCVTGAAALARHTGLAVYGALACALYVALVAAWGVAAAHTVRGLLSGELLAAPRPAPAGPRPVTARTTSGAVR; encoded by the coding sequence ATGGTCACCGCCGCCCAGCCCCTGTCCGCCCTTTCCCGTCCGCGCGCCGGAGCCGTCCGTCACCTCGGACCGCAGTGGTACTCCACGGTGATGGGCACCGCGATCCTCGGCACGGCGGGCGCCGCGCTTCCCGTCCGGCCGCCGGGGCTGCGGCCGCTGTGCGCGGCGTTCTGGGCGCTCTCCCTGGTGCTTCTGCTGGGCCTGCTCACCGCCCGCGCGCTGCACTGGCGCCACCACCGCGACCAGGCCCGCGCCCATCTCCTCGACCCGGCGACGGCCCCCTTCTACGGCTGCCTCGCGATGGCCCTGCTCGCCGTCGGGGGCGGCGCGCTCACCGGCGGCCGGGACTGGATCGGCGCCCCGGCCGCGGTCGTCCTCGACGCCGTGCTGTTCACCGCGGGCACAGCCGTCGCGCTCGCGGCCGCCGTCGCCGTCCCGTATCTGATGGCCGTGCGCCACCGGGTGGAGGCCTCCCAGGCCACGCCGGTGTGGTTGCTGCCGCTGGTCGCGCCCATGGTGTCCGCCGCGGTGGGCCCGTCGCTGGCGCCGCATCTGCCGGCCGGGCAGCCCCGGGAGACCCTGCTGCTCACGTGCGTCGCGCTGTTCGGGCTGAGTCTGCTCGCCACCTTCGTCATGCTGCCGCTGGTGTTCGCGCGGCTGGTGACGGGCGGACCGCTGCCGCTCGTCCTGACGCCGACCCTGTTCCTGGTGCTCGGCCCGCTCGGGCAGTCCACCACGGCCGTCGGAAGGTTCGCGGAGGTCGCTCCGGGGGTCCTGTCCGGCCCGGACGCCCGCGGTCTCGCCGTGTTCGCCGTGCTGTACGGGGTACCCGTCATGGGGTTCGCACTGCTCTGGCTCTGTCTGGCCGCCGCGCACGTGGTGCGCGCCCGCCGGCACGGGATGGGCTTCGCGATGACGTGGTGGGCGTTCACCTTCCCGGTCGGCACCTGTGTGACCGGGGCCGCGGCGCTGGCCCGGCACACCGGGCTCGCCGTCTACGGCGCGCTCGCCTGCGCGCTGTACGTCGCCCTGGTGGCCGCCTGGGGCGTGGCCGCGGCGCACACCGTCCGCGGGCTGCTCAGCGGAGAGCTGCTCGCAGCGCCCCGCCCAGCACCCGCGGGGCCTCGGCCAGTGACGGCCCGTACCACGTCAGGTGCCGTCCGCTGA
- a CDS encoding LysR family transcriptional regulator, whose protein sequence is MGSAAGARDTQEQGPGGGGSIAHRVPDLGALELLLAVARLGSLGAAARELGITQPAASSRIRSMERQLGVALVDRSPRGSRLTDAGALVTDWARRIVEAAEAFDAGAQALRDRRDSRLRVAASMTIAEYLLPGWLLALRAGRPDTAVSLLAGNSAAVAERLLAGEADLGFVEGLTLPPGLDCAVIAHDRLIVVVAPAHPWARRRRPLPAAELATTPLILREKGSGTRQVLDTALGGLARPLIELSSTTAVKAAVVSGAGPAVLSELAVGEELALRRLVGIPVEGVSLARDLRAVWPTGHRPTGPARELLSLTRG, encoded by the coding sequence ATGGGGAGTGCGGCGGGTGCGCGGGACACGCAGGAACAGGGGCCCGGCGGCGGGGGTTCGATCGCCCACCGCGTCCCGGACCTGGGCGCGTTGGAACTGCTGCTGGCGGTGGCCCGGCTGGGCAGCCTCGGCGCGGCCGCGCGCGAGCTGGGCATCACCCAGCCGGCCGCGAGCAGCCGGATCCGGTCCATGGAACGTCAGTTGGGCGTGGCCCTGGTGGACCGGTCGCCCCGTGGCTCCCGACTGACGGACGCGGGTGCGCTGGTGACGGACTGGGCGCGGCGGATCGTCGAGGCGGCGGAGGCCTTCGACGCGGGCGCGCAGGCGCTGCGCGACCGCCGCGACTCGCGGCTGCGGGTGGCGGCCAGCATGACCATCGCCGAGTATCTGCTGCCCGGCTGGCTGCTCGCGCTGCGCGCGGGCCGGCCGGACACCGCGGTCTCGCTGCTCGCCGGCAACTCGGCGGCCGTCGCCGAGCGGCTGCTGGCCGGGGAGGCGGATCTGGGCTTCGTGGAGGGCCTCACGCTCCCGCCCGGCCTGGACTGCGCCGTGATAGCCCACGACCGCCTCATCGTGGTCGTGGCGCCCGCGCACCCGTGGGCCCGCCGCCGGCGCCCGCTGCCCGCCGCCGAACTGGCGACGACACCGCTGATCCTGCGCGAGAAGGGCTCCGGGACCCGTCAGGTCCTCGACACGGCCCTCGGCGGCCTGGCCCGCCCGCTGATCGAGCTCTCCTCGACGACGGCGGTCAAGGCGGCCGTGGTGAGCGGGGCGGGGCCGGCCGTCCTCTCCGAACTCGCGGTCGGTGAGGAACTGGCGCTGCGCCGGCTCGTCGGCATCCCGGTCGAGGGGGTCTCCCTGGCCCGGGACCTCAGGGCCGTCTGGCCGACGGGTCACCGCCCCACCGGCCCGGCCCGCGAACTGCTGTCCCTCACGCGAGGCTGA
- a CDS encoding gamma-glutamyl-gamma-aminobutyrate hydrolase family protein, producing MTVTGHGARSPEGPGGPGGRPLIGVSTYLESDTRWRVWEMEAALLPAAYPRLVQRAGGLAVMLPPDAPEHAATVVARLDGLVVAGGPDVDPARYGAERDPRTGPPSPERDAWELALIGAALAADVPLLGICRGMQLLNVALGGTLIQHLDGHAETEGVFGRHPVEPVPDSLYGRIADAQALVPTYHHQAVDRLGTGLVPSAHAADGTVEAVELPSAGWVLGVQWHPEMGEDLRVVRALVTAASRPAG from the coding sequence ATGACGGTGACGGGTCACGGCGCGAGGTCGCCGGAGGGGCCGGGCGGGCCGGGCGGGAGACCGCTGATCGGCGTCAGCACCTATCTGGAGTCCGACACGCGCTGGCGGGTGTGGGAGATGGAGGCGGCGCTGCTGCCCGCGGCCTATCCGAGGCTCGTCCAGCGGGCCGGCGGGCTGGCCGTGATGCTTCCGCCGGACGCGCCCGAACACGCGGCGACGGTGGTGGCCCGCCTCGACGGCCTGGTCGTCGCGGGCGGCCCGGACGTCGATCCGGCCCGCTACGGGGCCGAGCGCGATCCGCGCACCGGGCCTCCGTCGCCCGAGCGGGACGCGTGGGAGCTGGCCCTGATCGGGGCGGCGCTGGCGGCGGACGTCCCGCTGCTGGGCATCTGCCGGGGCATGCAGCTGCTGAACGTCGCGCTCGGCGGCACGCTGATCCAGCACCTCGACGGGCACGCCGAGACCGAGGGCGTCTTCGGCCGCCACCCGGTCGAGCCGGTGCCGGACAGCCTGTACGGCAGGATCGCCGACGCGCAGGCCCTCGTGCCGACCTACCACCACCAGGCGGTGGACCGTCTCGGCACGGGCCTCGTGCCGTCGGCCCACGCGGCCGACGGCACCGTGGAGGCCGTCGAACTGCCCTCCGCCGGGTGGGTACTCGGGGTGCAGTGGCATCCGGAGATGGGCGAGGACCTGCGGGTCGTGCGCGCCCTCGTGACGGCCGCGTCCCGCCCCGCCGGCTGA
- a CDS encoding FadR/GntR family transcriptional regulator has product MSVDADGGPDDRLTPVLRPVRAGNGFEEALEQILQVVRLGLVPGGERLPAERELAERLGISRVTLREVLKVLQDQGLVESRRGRYGGTFVLPRANAGGEDELRRRIARTDVEDVLRFREVLESGAAGLCASHGLTDEQGRRLREALAATGNAPPADYRRLDTMLHLTLAELCGSPSLTAQYAAVRATVNDLLDCIPLLVRNLEHSQRQHTALVEAVLDRDADGAREIMREHCAGTAALLRGFLT; this is encoded by the coding sequence ATGTCGGTGGACGCTGACGGCGGACCGGACGACCGGCTGACGCCGGTGCTGCGGCCGGTGCGGGCCGGAAACGGCTTCGAGGAGGCGCTGGAGCAGATCCTGCAGGTCGTACGGCTGGGTCTGGTACCGGGGGGCGAACGGCTGCCGGCCGAGCGGGAGCTGGCGGAACGGCTCGGGATCAGCCGGGTGACGCTGCGCGAGGTGCTGAAGGTCCTCCAGGACCAGGGGCTGGTCGAGTCCCGCCGGGGCCGGTACGGCGGAACGTTCGTGCTGCCGCGCGCGAACGCCGGCGGCGAGGACGAGCTGCGGCGGCGGATCGCGAGGACCGACGTCGAGGACGTCCTGCGGTTCCGCGAGGTGCTGGAGTCGGGCGCGGCGGGGCTGTGCGCGTCGCACGGCCTGACGGACGAGCAGGGTCGCCGGCTGCGCGAGGCCCTCGCCGCCACCGGGAACGCGCCGCCGGCCGACTACCGTCGACTCGACACGATGCTCCACCTGACCCTCGCCGAGCTGTGCGGCTCGCCCTCGCTGACGGCGCAGTACGCGGCCGTGCGGGCCACGGTGAACGACCTGCTCGACTGCATCCCGCTGCTCGTGCGCAACCTGGAACACTCGCAGCGTCAGCACACCGCGCTGGTGGAGGCGGTGCTGGACAGGGACGCGGACGGCGCGCGGGAGATCATGCGGGAGCACTGCGCGGGGACGGCGGCGCTGCTCAGGGGCTTCCTGACCTGA